A genomic region of Sarcophilus harrisii chromosome 6, mSarHar1.11, whole genome shotgun sequence contains the following coding sequences:
- the LOC100915373 gene encoding olfactory receptor 5B12-like, with translation MENCSEVKEFILVGLTDTPELQVPLFIIFTIIYLITVVGNLGLVILILGDSNLHTPMYFFLSNLSLVDLGYSSTITPKVMAGFLPGDKTISYNGCATQMYFFVYFVTVESYLLAAMAYDRQIAVCKPLHYTTTMTSCVCASLAISSHICGFIFSSIHTGNTFSLHFCNSNMIHHFFCEIPALFVLASSVSFVHEVVVFFTVVFNASFALFFILKSYFFIFIAILKMRSAEGLQKAFSTCASHLTAVSLFYGTVIFMYLQPSSRHSLDIDKMASVFYTMVIPMLNPLVYSLRNKEVSSALRKIIDKTTSSLGISF, from the coding sequence ATGGAGAATTGTTCAGAAGTGAAGGAGTTCATCCTTGTGGGATTAACAGATACCCCTGAGCTTCAGGTCCCCCTCTTCATAATATTCACTATCATCTACCTCATCACTGTGGTGGGGAACCTGGGATTGGTAATTCTGATATTGGGGGACTCCAATCTTCACACACCAATGTACTTTTTCCTCAGTAATCTCTCTCTGGTAGATTTGGGTTACTCTTCAACTATCACTCCTAAAGTGATGGCTGGATTCCTCCCAGGGGACAAAACTATCTCTTATAATGGATGTGCTACACAGATGTACTTCTTTGTGTATTTTGTCACAGTTGAAAGTTATCTCCTGGCTGCTATGGCCTATGATCGTCAGATTGCAGTGTGTAAGCCCCTCCATTATACCACCACTATGACATCCTGTGTGTGTGCTAGTCTGGCCATTAGCTCCCATATCTgtggctttattttttcttccattcacaCAGGAAATACCTTCAGCCTTCATTTTTGCAATTCTAACATGATCCATCACTTTTTCTGTGAAATTCCAGCTCTCTTTGTTCTCGCCTCTTCTGTCTCCTTCGTCCATGAAGTTGTTGTCTTCTTTACTGTAGTATTCAATGCATCCTTTGccctttttttcattctgaaatcgtactttttcattttcattgccaTTTTGAAGATGCGTTCAGCTGAAGGACTCCAGAAAGCATTCTCTACCTGTGCTTCCCATCTTACAGCTGTGTCCCTATTCTATGGGACAGTGATCTTCATGTACTTACAACCCAGCTCCAGGCATTCCCTGGACATAGACAAAATGGCTTCAGTGTTCTACACTATGGTCATCCCCATGTTGAATCCTCTGGTCTATAGTCTGAGGAATAAGGAAGTCAGCAGTGCTTTAAGGAAAATCATTGACAAGACAACGTCTTCATTAggtatttccttttaa
- the LOC100915117 gene encoding olfactory receptor 5B12-like, which yields MENCSEVKEFILVGLTDTPELQVPLFIIFTIIYLITVVGNLGLITLILGDSHLHTPMYFFLSNLSLVDFGYSSTITPKVMTGLLPGDKTISYSGCATQMYFFVYFATIESYLLAAMAYDRQVAVCKPLHYTTTMTSSVCTGLSISSHICGFIFSSIHTGNTFSLHFCNSNTIHHFFCDIPALLVLSHSVSYIHEVVIFFAVGFNVFFALFFILKSYFFIFIAILRMRSAEGCQKAFSTCASHLTAVSIFYGTVIFMYLQPSSRHSLDIDKMASVFYTMVIPMLNPLVYSLRNKEVSSALRKIIDKTTSSLGISF from the coding sequence ATGGAGAATTGTTCAGAAGTGAAGGAGTTCATCCTTGTGGGATTAACAGATACCCCAGAGCTTCAGGTTCCCCTCTTCATAATATTCACTATCATCTACCTCATCACTGTGGTGGGGAACCTGGGATTAATAACTCTGATATTGGGGGACTCCCATCTTCACACACCCATGTACTTTTTCCTCAGCAATCTCTCTCTGGTAGATTTTGGTTACTCTTCAACTATTACTCCTAAAGTGATGACTGGATTACTCCCAGGGGACAAAACTATCTCTTATAGTGGGTGTGCTACACAGATGTACTTCTTTGTGTACTTTGCCACAATTGAAAGTTATCTTCTGGCTGCTATGGCCTATGATCGCCAGGTGGCTGTATGTAAGCCCCTCCATTATACCACCACTATGACATCCTCTGTGTGTACTGGTTTGTCCATTAGTTCCCATATATGcggttttattttttcctccattcacaCAGGAAACACCTTCAGCCTCCACTTTTGTAATTCTAACACAATCCATCACTTTTTCTGTGATATTCCAGCCCTTTTGGTCCTTTCCCACTCTGTGTCCTATATCCATGAAGTAGTCATCTTCTTTGCTGTAGGATTCAATGTATTCTTTGccctttttttcattctgaaatcgtactttttcattttcattgccaTTTTGAGGATGCGTTCAGCTGAAGGATGCCAGAAAGCATTCTCCACCTGTGCTTCCCATCTCACAGCTGTGTCCATATTCTATGGGACAGTGATCTTCATGTACTTACAACCCAGCTCCAGGCATTCCCTGGACATAGACAAAATGGCTTCAGTGTTCTACACTATGGTCATCCCCATGTTGAATCCTCTGGTCTATAGTCTGAGGAATAAGGAAGTCAGCAGTGCTTTAAGGAAAATCATTGACAAGACAACGTCTTCATTAggtatttccttttaa